ggcaaaacgtTAGGTTCCAAGCATTATtcgttttattttctagagcagggctccccaaacttggcaactttaagacttgtgaatttcaactcccagaattctccagccagctatgaagacctctgttctagagaatacgaTAGCCGTTCGGAAAGGAGGtagaggcagaaacccagatcacgtAGAATTAATTTCAAATCTTatttccttatacttttcctagacacttttgtttgtagcaaaaTCACCGGCTTTGGGGGTTTTAAACGCTttcgggaagaacgcagaggctgcccaaaaaagacgccctacattttctttcaacatctttcagtgcaaattgggtgctctggggtggagttccatttttgatACCCCATTGCGTCGTCGTCATCGTCtgtccccccgtccgggcagcagcccatcctggGGGTGGGGGACCCCAGGCAGTGTTGGGTTCTTCACCTACCTTGCTCTGTTtaacttttttttgtttctttatttgggGGAGttttttgggtttatttattttataaggaTCTtgcaaacttgaacaatgggcgctatgtagcaaaataaaattcaatggtgaaaaaagtaaggatctacatttaggaaagaaaagcaaaatgcacTGGTAcactatatgtggtacattgctcatcAGTGGTAATTGTGAGAggcatcttggagtcctagtggacaaccatttaaatatgaaccagccgtgtgcagcagctgccaaaaaaagccaacacagtcctaggctgcattaacagagggatagaatcaagatcacacgaagtgttaataccactttataaggtcttggtaaggccacacttggaatactgcattcagttttggttgccacaatgcaaaaaggatattgagactctagaaacagtgcagagaagagcaacaaagatgattaggggactggaggctaaaatatatggaactgggcatggctagtttaatgaaaagaaggaccagggagacatgatagcagtgttccaatatctcagaggttgccacaaagaagaaagagttttCTCCCCAAAGGGAGAAAAGATCTCAGTTGGGCTGGGACAAAGTTTTTGTTTGAATGTCATCCCATGCTTCTCTGATGGAAGATGAACTAAAAGTTGGTCCTCTGAGCCCAACATCTTAACCATAATAAAGTTCATTATATTCCCAAGTTTTCATAGATCTCCTTCTTTGACAAATGGTTTGAAAGCTAATGAGGTAGCATATGAGAGAAATGAGCCAGTTACAATTGGtagtagtttagtttagtttagttttattagatttatatgccgcccctctctgaaaactcggggcggctaacagcaatcataaacagcatacagtaataatccaatactaaaagcaaattaaaaaccccttaatatattttttaaaaaccacaaacatgcatacaaacatatcatacatacaattgtaaaggcctagggggagaaggaatcttaatttttaagtagcttgcaaaaggcaaggagggtgggggcaactctaatctctggggggagttggttccagagggccggggccgccacagagaaggctcttcccctgggtcctgccaagcggcattgtttagttgacgggacccggagaagacccactctgtgggacctaactggtcgctgggattcgtgcggcagaagacggtccctgagataatctggtccagtgccatgaaggtcataaccaacagtagTTGGTCAATAGCAATTCTTTTTTTATAATTACATAGGTATGACCATCTTTCTGACATGTTGTCAAAGATTCTGGAAGAGCGGCCTGAAAACCCAGCCGATATAATTGAGAACATCAGCAAGGATATAAAGTGTGCGCGATTCCAAAAGAAATTGGACACCCTCCGAGATGATTTTGAAAAACATCCAACATTTGAATTGGCTGAAATGTACAAAACTCTGTTCCAAAGGGCTGGCggtggagagggggcagatcaagAACCAGAAGAGGAATTGGTGAGTCAGTCCAAGGCATatagtccttcacttacaaccgtaactgagcccaaaatgtatattgctaagtaaaatatttggtaagtgaactttgccccattttatcttATATTATGGGGCACGGCACATGCTAGTGTTGTAGAAAggcgatagataaatagataaaagaCAGAAAAACCTTCTGCAGATATTACTCGATTTCCAAACACAATtaagccccaaatttccattgttaagtgagacattggttaagtgaattttgccccattttacgtcctttcttgccatggttgctaagtaccatatttttcacatcTTTTTACTCCCaaagagagagtgaaaacttgggtgcatcttatataccgaatgtagccccacctagCCACCCACatccttttatatatttatttatttatttatttattcattcatttattcattcattcattcattcatttattagatttgtatgccgcccctctccgagggctcggggcggctaacaacagtataaaaagacaatgtaaacaaatctaatattaaaaataatctaaaaaaccccaatttaaagaaccactcatacatacaggcataccatgtataaattctataagcctagggggaagggaaatttcaattcccccatgcctgacgacagaggtgggttttaaggagcttgcgaaaggcaaggagggtgggggcaactctgatatctggggggagctggttccagagggccggggctgccacagagaagactcttctcctgggtcccgccaaatgacattgcttagtcgacgggacccggagaaggccaactctgtggaacctaaccggtcgctgggattcatgcggcagaaggcggtcccggagatattctggtccgatgccatgaaaggctttataggtcataacccatgGCCTCTACCTCCccgcaatttacctccttgcagcaaatggGAAGAAAATTTCAAGGCTATGTATTACTTGTGAATGTATCTTGTTAAATTCAgtgttaaattataatttataatttgttCAATTatgttaaattataaattataaatttaggATTGCTCcagtaagaaaaaaatgtttatatacaGTGAATGACTATTCTATCATTATGCTTCCTATTTGAggttttgtgttgttgtttttttagccAGAAACCCCTCTACCCAACGTAATGGAGACAGCCTACTATTTTGAACAGGCTGGAATTGGTCTGAGCTCAGAAGAATACTATCACATATTCCTTGCTCTCAAACTACTGATTTCCACTCATCCAATCCAAACATGTCGCTTTTGGGGCAAAATGCTAGGGATTGAAGCCAACTATATTGTAGCTGAAGTCGAATTCcgtgaaggagaggaagaggaagaagcagaGGAAGAAGAAACTGGCGAGGAAGGACTAAAAGAAGGAATTGAGGCCAgggatgaagatgaagaagacgaagaagaaaaagacgagCCACCAAAACCCAACTACAAGCCACCGCCTGTAATAGCAAAAGAAGATTATCGGACTGGTACCAATAAATACACGTATTACGTTTGCAACGAACCAGGCAAACCTTGGGTGAAATTACCCCAGGTGACCCCTGCTCAGATCGTGAACGCCAGGAAAATTAAGAAGTTCTTAGTGGGAAAGTTAGATGCCCCCATTGTGGGCTATCCACCTTTCCCTGGCAATGAGTCTAATTATCTGAGGGCCCAGATTGCCCGCATTTCAGCAGCAACACAGGTCAGTCCACTCGGGTTTTATCAGtttggagaagaagaaggagatgaagaagaagaaggtggagctGGAAGAGACAGTTACGAAGAAAATCCCGACTTTGAACCCATTCCGGTGCCAGAGTTGTTAGATACCCTTTCAAACTGGGTGCATCACGtacagaatattttaaaacaggTATGTTTGGTAAAATCTGCACTGATTGCTAAgtgatgtttttaaaagaaatcagaaCCTCAGTACACTTTTGACTCCTATTTTTTCCACATAATCGCCACCATGTGCGGTGAAGTGGGCTGAGagagcccaaagtcacccagccagcagtAGGCACTTGACAATAAAAATGTATCCGCTTTTAAATAGGTAGCGTGATAGAAAATATTTCATGAATCTCCTATGCTTACCAAAACATTCCCAATTATATTTGtcgtacatatacagtgatacctcgtcttacaaacttaattggttccgggacgaggtttgtaaggtgaaaggtttgtaagatgaaacaatgtttcccataggaatcaatggaaaagcgattaatgcgtgctgGCCCAaagctcaccccttttgccagccgaagcacccgtttttgcgctgctgggatttccctgaggctcccctccatgggaaacactacctccggacttccgtgtttttgcgatgctgcaggggaatcccagcagcgcaaaaacgggtgcttcgctggcaacggaagtccagaggtggggttttccagcgaggggagcctcagcgaaattgcagcatcacaaaaacacagaagtcctcgaaaccccacctccggacctccgtgtttttgtgatgctgcgatttctctgaggctcccctcgctgggaaaccccacctctgaacttccgttgccagcgaagcacccatttttgcgctgctgggattcccctgcagcatcgcaaaaacacggaagtccagaggtggggtttcccatggaggggagcctcaggggaataacagcagcgcaaaaacgggcgcttcgctggcaacagaagtccggaggcggggcatcccagtggcggcggcttgggtttgtaaggtaaaaatagtttggaagcagaggcaaaaaaatcttaaaccctgggtttgtttctcaaaaagtttgtatgacgaggggtttgtaagacgaggtatcactgtatgaccCCAAAATGTCCCATACACTCAGGTATGACATGTTTTTAAAATACCAGGCAGCTCAACGAAAAAGCCTGATTGAGGAGAGCTACAATAAGGCACTGTAGACTTCCAGTAGAGAGAAGTGTGGCTTATATATGTGGCAAACGGAAAAAAGTCATCAACCTTCCTAACTTTGGTTCCTTTGGGTGCAGGGGCGCTGTACCTGGGTTAATCCCTATCAAAaatcagaggaagaggaggaagaggaggatgaagaagagaaaCAAGAAGAGGCTGAAGAGTTACAGGAAACGGGGCCTCCTCTTCTCACACCACTCTCTGAAGATGCAGGTACTACAGCAAAAGCCTCACCTGGCCGATTCTCTTTTCTTCCTAAGATTGTTTGGGCAGTGAGAAAGCCGGCGATGGTCAACCACTGACTGATTCGGTTAAATCAACTTATCACATGGTACATaccatttttcggagtataagacacatattTTTATACCACCAAAGaggggtgaaaacttgggtgcatcttgttttgttttttttaaaataaattttattgattttataggtttacaataaacaaacatataacagtgcacagtgcatgtgcccatcaccaaacaacacacacaccccgtcacccccaccacccctataggaggattcaaagacttttaagttatttgtctatctattgatccttggctctatcttga
This DNA window, taken from Erythrolamprus reginae isolate rEryReg1 chromosome 7, rEryReg1.hap1, whole genome shotgun sequence, encodes the following:
- the LOC139170550 gene encoding radial spoke head protein 6 homolog A-like, whose protein sequence is MEEPPPEEQPEPQDQTPAEAPAPDAEEAPEESRPLGRGSGSGSVTGSGPIQPQRSVIYQPEQPRLSAYDQQEGRGAAYQPQQARGPLFQSRGATPDSRGGVSWQQQPSGRVNAQQPFSFTGPGGYSDQRLGGAFQAAGSRSSQLLQSEGHGPYQPHEPGFPSQLGMNLYEDQIPDPGPRTLAIKNAKAYLLRTSFKTGVSLYDHLSDMLSKILEERPENPADIIENISKDIKCARFQKKLDTLRDDFEKHPTFELAEMYKTLFQRAGGGEGADQEPEEELPETPLPNVMETAYYFEQAGIGLSSEEYYHIFLALKLLISTHPIQTCRFWGKMLGIEANYIVAEVEFREGEEEEEAEEEETGEEGLKEGIEARDEDEEDEEEKDEPPKPNYKPPPVIAKEDYRTGTNKYTYYVCNEPGKPWVKLPQVTPAQIVNARKIKKFLVGKLDAPIVGYPPFPGNESNYLRAQIARISAATQVSPLGFYQFGEEEGDEEEEGGAGRDSYEENPDFEPIPVPELLDTLSNWVHHVQNILKQGRCTWVNPYQKSEEEEEEEDEEEKQEEAEELQETGPPLLTPLSEDADIQNIAPWSSDASTHLVPQYALAILQANLWPGAYSFAIGRKFDNIYIGWGHKYSPENFSPALPPLVQGEYIIGPEVTEGLDPTVEEEMALKAAQEEALEAEEMEEMDEDEDEDEDD